Proteins from a genomic interval of Clostridium scatologenes:
- a CDS encoding nucleoside hydrolase: MRKYPLIIDCDPGVDDIIAILVAHSKQEFDIKAICSVSGNVGIDLTTHNAQLMAGLLGLDCIVAKGAEKPIIKKAQSVTVVHGLDGFGNCANAFSDDKLSKLSDLSAIEVVREILMESSEPIYIAATGPLTNIALLLSTHPEVKSKIAAISIMGGGINIGNATPCSEFNYFTDPEAAYIVFNSGVKLMMCGLNVTLKATLTDIELNEMRKFHNTISDTIVKIISTYAANDAAIHDPCAILAITNPEMFEYKDQYVQIDIRDGITQGMSYVDEVHNLNKEPNCRVFYDIDREFFRKTIVQSVNI; this comes from the coding sequence ATGAGAAAATATCCCTTAATTATAGATTGTGATCCTGGTGTGGATGATATTATTGCTATTCTTGTAGCTCATTCAAAACAAGAATTTGATATTAAAGCTATTTGTTCAGTATCAGGTAATGTAGGAATTGATTTAACTACTCATAATGCTCAGCTTATGGCTGGGCTATTAGGTTTGGATTGTATAGTGGCAAAAGGAGCAGAAAAGCCAATTATTAAAAAGGCTCAATCTGTTACGGTTGTACATGGTTTAGATGGATTTGGTAACTGTGCAAATGCATTTAGCGATGATAAATTATCAAAATTAAGTGATTTAAGTGCAATAGAGGTTGTAAGAGAAATATTAATGGAAAGCAGTGAACCTATATACATAGCAGCCACTGGACCATTAACTAATATTGCATTACTCTTGTCAACTCATCCAGAAGTAAAATCCAAAATTGCTGCAATCAGCATAATGGGCGGTGGAATAAATATTGGGAATGCAACTCCATGCAGCGAATTCAATTACTTTACAGATCCAGAAGCTGCATATATTGTTTTTAACAGTGGTGTTAAATTGATGATGTGCGGTTTGAATGTTACATTAAAGGCAACTTTAACTGATATTGAGTTAAATGAAATGAGAAAATTCCATAACACAATATCTGATACAATAGTAAAAATCATTTCAACATATGCAGCTAATGATGCTGCAATTCATGATCCGTGTGCCATACTTGCCATTACAAATCCAGAAATGTTTGAATATAAGGATCAATATGTTCAAATTGATATAAGGGACGGTATTACACAGGGAATGAGTTATGTAGATGAAGTACATAATTTAAACAAAGAACCTAATTGCCGTGTTTTTTATGATATAGACAGGGAATTCTTTAGAAAAACTATTGTACAATCTGTGAATATATAA
- a CDS encoding Crp/Fnr family transcriptional regulator — MNENVNNILWVNLLKSNDIFLDEENITLLKNISRPKILKKDMFFLQEGEKSTEIGFIIKGVFRSYYIDKSGNDVTKYFYSEGDILFSYAAYLSQKQSMYCIQALEDSEILVVKISDFEKIVDGNYQLLLFYKKMIDKVLVIKEEHAISFKLLDSVKRYKQFLNTYPDLEDRIKQCHLASYLGITPVSLSRIRRKLNLNK; from the coding sequence ATGAATGAAAATGTAAATAACATTTTATGGGTGAACCTTTTAAAAAGTAATGATATTTTTCTTGATGAGGAAAATATTACTTTATTAAAGAATATTTCTAGACCTAAGATATTAAAAAAGGATATGTTTTTTTTACAGGAAGGTGAAAAATCTACTGAAATAGGTTTTATTATTAAGGGTGTCTTCCGCTCTTATTATATTGATAAATCAGGCAATGATGTAACAAAATATTTTTATTCAGAAGGAGATATATTATTTTCTTATGCAGCATATCTGTCTCAAAAACAATCCATGTATTGTATACAAGCACTAGAAGATAGTGAGATTCTTGTAGTCAAGATTTCTGATTTTGAAAAAATAGTGGATGGAAATTATCAATTACTTTTATTTTACAAAAAAATGATTGATAAGGTACTTGTCATAAAAGAAGAGCATGCAATTAGTTTTAAATTATTAGATAGTGTGAAGCGATATAAACAATTTCTTAATACATATCCTGATTTGGAAGACCGTATTAAGCAGTGTCATCTTGCATCCTATTTAGGAATAACTCCTGTGTCCCTTAGCAGAATAAGAAGAAAATTAAATCTTAACAAATGA
- a CDS encoding accessory gene regulator B family protein, with protein MINKVALQLTSLICTETYNNTKDRARIQYGLTVLLSEGFKTVFLLLFFNIIHKEKYFYFSLLIILSTRLFAGGLHLKGTLNCLITTTLLFILTSVLAPSAPKLPAACYLLVSIISLVIILVRAPICSARIPIKDNKTKLQYKFTAALVVAIWTIILLFLESTTYVNCGFSTILVQGVQLVLAKKPTL; from the coding sequence ATGATAAATAAAGTAGCTCTACAACTTACTTCTCTCATTTGTACAGAAACCTACAACAATACTAAAGACAGAGCAAGAATACAATATGGTTTAACTGTGCTTTTAAGTGAAGGATTTAAAACTGTTTTTCTATTACTATTTTTTAATATAATACATAAAGAGAAATATTTCTATTTTTCCTTACTCATAATTCTATCCACTCGACTGTTTGCTGGTGGATTACATTTAAAAGGCACCTTGAATTGTTTAATTACAACAACTCTGTTGTTTATATTAACTAGCGTTTTGGCACCTTCAGCACCTAAATTGCCAGCAGCATGCTATTTGCTTGTAAGCATAATTAGTTTAGTGATAATTTTAGTACGAGCTCCAATATGTAGTGCAAGGATACCTATAAAAGATAATAAAACAAAGCTGCAATATAAATTTACAGCAGCTCTAGTTGTAGCTATATGGACTATTATTTTATTATTTTTGGAAAGTACAACCTATGTTAACTGCGGCTTCAGCACTATATTAGTACAAGGTGTACAACTTGTGCTGGCTAAAAAGCCGACATTATAA
- a CDS encoding HXXEE domain-containing protein, producing MQMLNEINFKTIMWIVPIIFFIHEMEEWNILDWYHSTYVTPPPSTKLSCRLWLWAISIWGFLITTIAYVIPNKSISAMVLLILIVFTTFNGLQHIYWTFAFHKYAPGVIGSSIGIAVGGIITAAILVQHLVSPIYVIVLYIITVPQMIQTIRAKNTLIKTFYKLHLLTVKMANCFEK from the coding sequence ATGCAAATGTTAAATGAAATAAATTTTAAAACAATTATGTGGATAGTTCCTATCATTTTCTTTATTCACGAAATGGAGGAGTGGAATATTCTTGATTGGTATCATAGTACTTATGTAACACCTCCACCATCAACAAAATTAAGCTGTAGATTATGGTTATGGGCAATTAGTATATGGGGATTTTTAATTACTACTATTGCTTATGTGATACCTAATAAGTCTATATCAGCTATGGTTCTTTTAATTCTTATTGTGTTTACTACATTTAATGGATTACAGCATATTTATTGGACGTTTGCATTTCATAAATATGCACCAGGAGTTATCGGTTCTTCAATTGGAATTGCAGTCGGAGGTATTATTACAGCGGCTATATTAGTTCAGCATTTAGTTAGTCCAATTTATGTTATTGTTTTGTATATCATTACAGTACCACAAATGATACAGACCATACGTGCAAAGAACACATTAATAAAGACATTCTATAAACTTCATCTTTTAACAGTTAAGATGGCAAATTGTTTTGAAAAATAG
- a CDS encoding AgrD family cyclic lactone autoinducer peptide → MKKLFNSFKVKSILCVLPLFLGSFLTEKWPNCFIYIGEPEIPECLKKH, encoded by the coding sequence ATGAAAAAATTATTTAACAGTTTCAAGGTAAAATCAATATTATGCGTACTTCCCCTATTTTTAGGTTCATTTTTAACTGAAAAGTGGCCTAACTGTTTTATCTATATTGGAGAGCCTGAAATTCCAGAATGCTTAAAAAAACATTAA
- a CDS encoding alpha/beta hydrolase: MKKFFKRLLIILIAAIIIFISIFHKRIILTYALVNKYISLKNDNMRTPKINGLKMSQSMNYRDVIYKNTNGVPLTLDIYSSLKKDNNPSPVILYVHGGSWVYGDKNIPDALSPVLNTFREEGYTIISTSYELNRNKADFNKQVADIKDTIRWIYKNNSTYNIDPNEIGVIGVSSGAHLSLLAGYSSNDDFIDDKTLSKYSSKVKYLIDFAGPTDLNLLNTNDLNYDLTKIFNSIKDKDTVIKKFNPMNYVNKESPNTLIIHSSFDPMVPYKSSKELYNKCVQEHAKVELITLNSSVHDLSNISSTDIGSMSEGLLKFVIFNSPL; this comes from the coding sequence ATGAAAAAATTTTTTAAACGATTGTTAATTATTTTAATTGCTGCAATCATTATTTTTATTTCTATATTTCATAAAAGAATCATATTAACTTACGCTCTAGTTAATAAGTATATTTCTTTAAAAAATGATAATATGAGAACTCCAAAGATTAATGGATTGAAAATGTCTCAATCCATGAATTACAGAGATGTCATATATAAAAATACTAATGGAGTTCCACTGACGCTTGATATTTATTCTTCATTAAAAAAAGATAACAATCCATCTCCAGTAATTTTATATGTTCACGGGGGCAGCTGGGTTTATGGTGATAAAAATATTCCAGATGCATTAAGTCCTGTACTTAATACTTTCAGAGAAGAAGGATATACAATTATAAGTACTTCTTACGAATTAAATAGAAATAAAGCTGATTTCAATAAACAAGTTGCAGATATTAAAGATACTATAAGATGGATATATAAAAATAACTCCACTTACAATATTGACCCAAATGAAATAGGAGTTATTGGTGTTTCATCCGGTGCTCATCTTTCGCTTCTAGCTGGATACAGCAGCAATGATGATTTTATTGATGATAAAACTTTAAGCAAGTATTCATCTAAAGTTAAATATTTAATTGATTTTGCAGGTCCAACCGATTTAAACCTTTTAAATACAAATGATTTAAATTATGATCTAACAAAAATTTTTAATTCAATAAAAGATAAAGATACTGTTATAAAAAAATTTAACCCTATGAATTATGTTAACAAGGAAAGTCCAAATACATTAATAATTCACAGCAGTTTTGATCCTATGGTTCCTTACAAAAGTTCAAAAGAACTCTATAATAAATGTGTTCAAGAACATGCCAAGGTAGAATTGATTACTTTAAACAGCAGTGTACATGATTTATCAAATATCTCAAGCACTGATATTGGTTCTATGTCTGAAGGATTATTGAAATTTGTAATATTTAATTCTCCATTATAA
- a CDS encoding sensor histidine kinase, which yields MDNYKIFILIFIEVGSFMLIWNMFNRKCEKRLYKSLLVILFTSSVFLITNYIYMPMQFLVNYSFLLLAIKFMFKKNTKDLLLEFGLVIVICGIMQLAIVIIFRLFIPSFMVEDNFIYSLIANFICIFLSYCIYRYISYGKLMIFFKQKSSKIYFFSVNLLTYVIISKWIWGFKRPEFLDDIIIYLMIPLVFIIANLVLFEYQMKNNEIKRSLENYKKYAPVISQLLEDVRRRQHDFKNHLNTVYSLVLVSDEKNLKKTIIQYIDSLDASLENMEKILQIDNTVVAAIIYNKINEAAKNNIEFKYIIEGGCKLPFKNYELSEVLNNLLDNAFDAVLNSENNLKKIFLNIGHLEESCIIKVGNTGERIEFNDIAKIFNAGYSTKEGKDRGYGLYNVKKIVESYGARIQLSFENNYTVFSIKLYN from the coding sequence ATGGATAATTATAAAATATTTATCTTAATATTTATAGAAGTAGGAAGTTTTATGCTGATTTGGAATATGTTTAATAGAAAATGTGAAAAGAGATTATATAAAAGCTTACTTGTTATACTTTTTACTTCATCGGTATTTCTAATTACAAATTATATTTATATGCCTATGCAGTTTTTAGTAAATTATTCTTTTTTACTTTTAGCAATTAAATTTATGTTTAAAAAAAATACAAAAGATTTATTATTGGAGTTTGGCTTGGTTATAGTTATTTGTGGTATAATGCAGCTTGCTATAGTGATTATATTTAGATTGTTTATTCCAAGCTTTATGGTGGAAGATAATTTCATATATTCACTTATTGCAAACTTTATTTGTATATTTTTAAGCTATTGTATTTATAGATATATATCTTATGGAAAATTGATGATTTTTTTTAAGCAGAAAAGTTCTAAAATATACTTTTTTTCTGTGAATCTTCTCACATATGTGATTATTTCAAAGTGGATATGGGGGTTTAAAAGACCTGAATTTTTGGATGATATTATAATATATCTTATGATTCCATTAGTATTTATTATAGCGAATTTGGTTTTATTTGAGTATCAAATGAAAAATAATGAAATAAAGAGATCACTTGAAAATTATAAGAAATATGCTCCTGTAATATCTCAGCTATTGGAGGATGTAAGAAGGAGACAACACGATTTTAAAAACCATTTAAATACTGTTTACAGCCTTGTTTTAGTATCCGATGAAAAAAATTTAAAGAAAACTATAATACAATATATAGATTCTCTTGATGCTTCTTTGGAAAATATGGAGAAGATACTTCAAATAGATAACACGGTGGTGGCAGCTATTATCTACAATAAAATAAATGAAGCTGCCAAAAACAATATTGAATTTAAATATATTATTGAAGGAGGTTGTAAGCTCCCTTTTAAAAACTATGAACTTTCAGAGGTTTTAAACAACCTTTTAGATAATGCTTTTGATGCTGTTTTAAATTCAGAAAATAATTTAAAAAAGATATTTTTAAATATAGGGCACCTAGAAGAAAGTTGTATTATAAAAGTTGGAAATACAGGTGAAAGAATAGAATTTAATGATATTGCAAAGATCTTTAATGCAGGGTATTCTACTAAAGAAGGAAAAGACCGTGGATATGGATTATATAATGTAAAAAAAATAGTTGAATCCTATGGAGCTAGAATTCAACTATCCTTTGAAAATAACTATACAGTTTTTAGTATTAAATTATACAATTAA
- a CDS encoding MFS transporter, with amino-acid sequence MSIFRSYKELNTEQSIDKKALIFGIISMFLCGLGFTIAAPVIPFLVKPYISNPGDQAIVVTLLTSVYAVCVFFAAPVLGALSDKYGRRPVLLICLLGSSVGYLVFGIGGALWILFAGRIIDGITGGDISTILAYFADIIPPDQRTKYFGWASAVVGVGTVIGPTLGGLLAKFGYSVPMYFGAIITILNVVYGFFFMPESLHRNNRLKEITFVRLNPFTQLVSILSIKNLKRLLVSAFLLWIPNGSLQAVFSQFTMDTFNWKPAIIGLMFSIMGFQDIISQSLIMPKLLIKLSDKQIAVLGMASEIIGYGFIAASALLSFYPIFIAGMFIFGFGDSIFGPSFNGMVSKSVDSSEQGRIQGGSQSIQALARMIGPIIGGQIYVALGHAAPAFMGMILTAAAILVLYEGIHVNK; translated from the coding sequence ATGTCAATATTTAGATCATACAAAGAACTGAACACAGAACAATCCATAGACAAAAAGGCTTTAATATTTGGTATCATATCTATGTTTCTTTGTGGATTAGGCTTTACTATCGCAGCACCTGTGATTCCATTCTTAGTTAAGCCATATATAAGCAATCCTGGAGATCAAGCTATAGTTGTTACGCTGCTTACCTCTGTTTATGCAGTCTGCGTGTTTTTTGCAGCTCCAGTACTTGGAGCTTTGAGTGACAAATATGGTCGTCGCCCAGTACTTTTAATATGCCTTTTGGGTTCATCAGTGGGGTACTTAGTTTTTGGTATAGGAGGAGCGTTATGGATACTATTTGCTGGACGCATAATAGATGGTATAACAGGTGGGGACATAAGCACTATTTTAGCATACTTTGCAGATATCATTCCTCCAGATCAGAGAACTAAATACTTTGGATGGGCCAGTGCAGTTGTGGGTGTTGGTACTGTCATTGGGCCAACTTTAGGTGGATTACTTGCTAAGTTTGGTTATTCTGTTCCAATGTATTTTGGAGCAATAATAACTATATTGAATGTTGTTTATGGATTCTTTTTTATGCCTGAGAGCCTTCATAGGAATAATAGACTGAAAGAGATTACTTTTGTAAGACTGAATCCATTTACACAGCTTGTAAGCATACTTTCTATAAAAAACTTAAAAAGACTGCTTGTATCAGCATTCTTACTTTGGATACCTAATGGGTCTCTGCAGGCAGTTTTTTCACAATTTACAATGGATACCTTCAATTGGAAGCCTGCAATAATTGGACTTATGTTTTCAATTATGGGATTTCAAGACATAATTTCACAAAGCTTAATAATGCCAAAGCTTTTGATAAAACTCAGTGATAAACAGATAGCAGTCCTTGGAATGGCTTCAGAGATTATAGGCTACGGTTTTATTGCAGCATCAGCTTTGCTCTCATTTTATCCTATTTTTATCGCTGGAATGTTTATATTTGGTTTTGGTGATTCCATATTTGGTCCTTCCTTCAATGGGATGGTCTCCAAATCTGTGGATTCTAGTGAACAAGGAAGGATTCAAGGAGGCAGCCAATCTATTCAAGCTTTAGCAAGAATGATTGGACCTATCATTGGAGGTCAAATATATGTAGCACTTGGACATGCTGCACCTGCTTTTATGGGTATGATCCTTACAGCAGCAGCAATACTAGTTTTATATGAAGGTATCCATGTAAATAAGTAA
- a CDS encoding SDR family oxidoreductase, whose translation MKNEIVVLITGCSTGIGRELCNILSQKGCMVVATARNVETLKDLPASLKLPLDVTQKESIQKTINRVISKFHKIDILVNNAGYSLRGALEEIDINSSKNMFDVNVFGIINMIQAVVPEMRKKQYGKIINIGSISGKFVQSINGAYCASKFAVEALSDTLRLELHNYNIQSTVIEPGPMKTNFFNTLVDNSSDVMGNPNSCYSHFYKSDDKYRKKQKQADPKLAAQAISDIILKKRLNARYKVAVSFLYKIVIYFPDFLREYFMKKR comes from the coding sequence ATGAAAAATGAAATAGTTGTTTTAATTACTGGATGCTCTACAGGGATTGGGAGAGAGCTTTGTAATATATTATCTCAGAAAGGATGTATGGTTGTTGCAACAGCAAGAAATGTGGAAACTTTAAAGGATTTACCTGCGTCTTTAAAATTACCACTGGATGTTACACAGAAAGAGTCTATTCAGAAGACAATAAATCGAGTGATATCAAAATTTCATAAAATTGATATCCTTGTAAATAACGCTGGTTATTCACTTAGGGGAGCTTTGGAAGAAATTGATATAAATAGTTCTAAAAATATGTTTGATGTAAATGTATTTGGTATTATTAACATGATTCAGGCAGTTGTTCCAGAAATGCGTAAAAAGCAATATGGTAAGATTATAAATATTGGATCCATTTCAGGAAAATTTGTTCAATCCATTAATGGAGCTTATTGTGCATCAAAATTTGCAGTTGAGGCATTAAGTGACACACTGCGTTTAGAATTACACAACTACAATATTCAGAGTACCGTTATTGAGCCAGGGCCCATGAAAACCAATTTTTTTAACACATTAGTAGACAATTCAAGTGATGTTATGGGAAATCCAAATTCTTGTTATTCACATTTTTATAAATCAGATGACAAGTATAGAAAAAAGCAAAAACAAGCTGATCCTAAATTGGCAGCACAAGCTATTAGTGATATAATTTTAAAAAAAAGACTTAATGCTCGTTATAAAGTTGCTGTTTCTTTTTTATATAAGATAGTTATATATTTTCCAGATTTTCTGAGAGAATATTTTATGAAAAAAAGATAA
- a CDS encoding MarR family transcriptional regulator: MNKAEHIIKGFSDVYNKMVSLNKFKMEDSLKEYTSSEVHCIEYIGENVDSNVTKLAESFYMTRGAISKITKKLIKKGAIESYQKPDNKKEIYFRLTKQGQETYKIHEGLHKEFQQRDKVVFDQVTEEQLDMMLNFMKKYSRHLDAEIKKQGLEIKDQSDFE; the protein is encoded by the coding sequence ATGAATAAAGCAGAACATATTATAAAGGGTTTTAGTGATGTATACAACAAGATGGTTTCACTTAATAAGTTTAAGATGGAAGATAGTCTTAAAGAATATACGTCTTCTGAAGTGCATTGCATCGAATACATTGGAGAAAATGTAGATTCTAATGTTACAAAACTTGCAGAATCTTTTTATATGACTAGAGGTGCTATAAGTAAAATAACTAAGAAGCTCATAAAAAAAGGGGCAATTGAAAGCTATCAGAAGCCGGATAATAAGAAAGAAATATACTTTAGGCTTACTAAACAGGGGCAGGAAACTTATAAAATTCATGAGGGATTGCATAAAGAGTTTCAACAGAGGGATAAAGTTGTATTTGATCAGGTAACTGAGGAACAATTAGATATGATGCTTAACTTCATGAAAAAGTATAGTAGGCACTTGGATGCAGAAATAAAAAAACAAGGTCTAGAAATAAAAGATCAAAGTGATTTTGAATAG
- a CDS encoding lipoate--protein ligase, with protein MKFIENISTDPHYNLALEEYAFRNLKGEYILLWRNCPSIIIGKHQNTVEEINMEFVKQNDINVVRRVTGGGAVYHDLGNLNFSFITKIKEHNAKIDFKTYNIPIIKALENLGVKCELSGRNDLVIDGKKFSGIAQSVSRERILNHGTLLFDSKLDTLSKGLNVKRDKIESKGIKSVSSRVTNIKPHVKYDVDVLEFKELLLKNIFAYLNEPIETYELTEDDKKAIQKMIDEKYGTWEWNFGNSPKFNYKGYNRFEGGCVDVRLHVKNGLIENCKIYGDFFGECDIEILEKKLKNIKYDKEEVKNALQCTNINDYLGKVTKEEFLCCLFS; from the coding sequence ATGAAATTTATAGAAAATATTTCAACAGATCCACATTATAACTTAGCTCTTGAAGAATATGCATTTAGAAATTTAAAGGGTGAGTATATTTTACTATGGAGAAACTGCCCATCAATTATTATTGGAAAACATCAAAATACAGTAGAAGAAATTAATATGGAATTTGTAAAACAAAATGATATTAACGTTGTTAGAAGGGTTACAGGCGGCGGTGCTGTATACCATGATCTTGGCAATTTAAATTTTTCATTTATTACAAAAATTAAAGAACATAATGCAAAAATAGACTTTAAAACCTATAATATTCCTATAATTAAAGCTTTAGAAAATTTGGGAGTAAAATGTGAATTATCGGGTAGAAATGATCTTGTAATAGATGGCAAAAAATTTTCTGGAATTGCTCAAAGCGTTTCAAGAGAAAGAATATTAAATCATGGAACGCTACTTTTTGATTCTAAATTAGATACATTGTCTAAAGGATTAAATGTAAAAAGAGATAAGATCGAATCCAAAGGTATAAAATCTGTATCCAGCAGAGTTACTAATATTAAGCCTCATGTTAAATATGATGTTGATGTATTAGAATTTAAAGAACTGCTGCTAAAAAATATATTTGCATATCTAAATGAACCTATAGAAACATATGAATTAACTGAAGATGATAAAAAAGCTATACAAAAAATGATAGATGAAAAATATGGCACCTGGGAATGGAATTTTGGTAATTCACCTAAATTTAACTACAAAGGATATAACAGGTTTGAAGGCGGCTGTGTAGATGTTAGACTTCATGTAAAAAATGGATTAATAGAAAATTGCAAAATATATGGTGATTTTTTTGGTGAGTGTGACATAGAAATTTTAGAAAAAAAACTCAAAAACATAAAGTATGATAAAGAAGAAGTAAAGAATGCTTTACAATGTACTAACATAAATGACTATTTGGGAAAGGTTACAAAAGAAGAGTTTTTATGCTGCTTATTTAGCTAA
- a CDS encoding LytR/AlgR family response regulator transcription factor: protein MYNILILEDDHIQLKTLSEIIKQLGDMYQVYEATNTTEAFKIASQNAIDLFYVDINLKNESGFKFALEIRKIKRYRLNWIVFVTIYKEYMLSAFKKIHCYDYIIKPYNKKQIQRMTELLMSDGRAQVAVTEINEKFIIVPIKNIEVKIFVNEIIFVEVFIRTSIIHTTNGSFTIDYLSLKKLNSMINDKNILQSHRSYLVNIKYISKIEKTNNKTSYKIYFYNTDKTALLGNNYKKRIMERFNNVVDEEING, encoded by the coding sequence ATGTACAATATATTAATTTTAGAAGACGATCATATTCAGTTGAAGACCCTATCAGAGATTATAAAACAATTAGGTGATATGTATCAAGTATATGAAGCCACAAATACGACAGAAGCTTTTAAGATAGCAAGTCAAAATGCAATTGATCTTTTTTATGTGGACATTAATTTAAAAAATGAATCAGGTTTTAAATTTGCTCTTGAAATAAGGAAAATAAAAAGATATAGACTAAACTGGATAGTATTTGTGACAATTTACAAGGAATATATGCTTTCAGCTTTTAAGAAAATTCACTGTTACGATTATATAATAAAGCCTTATAATAAGAAACAAATTCAAAGAATGACAGAGCTTTTAATGTCAGATGGCAGAGCACAAGTTGCTGTTACGGAAATTAATGAGAAATTTATAATTGTTCCCATAAAGAACATTGAAGTAAAAATATTTGTTAATGAAATAATTTTTGTGGAAGTTTTTATTAGAACTTCAATAATTCATACTACAAATGGTTCCTTCACCATAGATTATTTATCCCTTAAGAAATTAAATTCAATGATAAATGATAAAAATATACTTCAGAGCCATAGATCATATTTGGTTAATATAAAATATATCAGTAAAATTGAAAAAACTAATAATAAAACTTCTTATAAGATTTATTTTTATAATACTGACAAAACTGCACTGTTAGGAAATAATTATAAGAAACGTATAATGGAAAGGTTTAATAATGTTGTTGATGAGGAAATAAATGGATAA
- a CDS encoding MerR family transcriptional regulator, translating to MELKINEVAKLTGVTVRTLHYYDEIGLLKPSKVSEASYRLYDDDAIELLQQILFFKELDFPLNEIKEIVKSASFDRTEALKKHKELLIKKRKRIDKLIKLLEKTIEGECNMSFKEFDNIDFENAKKKYAKEVKERWGKTDAYAESEAKTKNYDKEQWQKVNEEGGDILKAFAENREKSADSKEVQALVKEWQDYITKRFYKCTNEILKGLGLMYSQDERFKENIDGYGKGTAEFMSQAIAVYCRK from the coding sequence TTGGAACTGAAAATTAACGAAGTTGCAAAATTGACAGGAGTTACAGTGAGAACTCTTCATTATTATGACGAAATAGGTTTGCTTAAGCCAAGCAAGGTTTCTGAGGCTAGTTATCGTTTATATGATGACGATGCTATTGAGCTGCTTCAGCAAATATTATTTTTCAAAGAGCTGGATTTTCCACTTAATGAAATTAAAGAAATTGTTAAAAGTGCATCATTTGATAGAACAGAAGCACTAAAAAAACATAAAGAGTTGCTTATTAAAAAACGTAAAAGAATTGATAAGCTAATAAAGCTTTTAGAAAAAACAATAGAAGGAGAATGTAATATGAGTTTTAAAGAATTTGATAATATTGACTTTGAAAATGCAAAAAAGAAATATGCAAAGGAAGTTAAAGAGCGTTGGGGAAAAACTGATGCTTATGCTGAAAGTGAAGCAAAGACTAAAAATTATGATAAAGAACAATGGCAGAAGGTAAATGAAGAAGGTGGAGATATTTTAAAGGCTTTTGCTGAGAATAGAGAAAAAAGTGCTGATAGTAAAGAAGTTCAAGCACTTGTTAAAGAATGGCAGGATTACATTACAAAAAGATTTTACAAATGTACTAATGAAATTTTAAAGGGCCTTGGACTTATGTATTCACAGGATGAACGTTTTAAAGAAAATATTGATGGTTATGGAAAGGGAACAGCAGAATTTATGTCACAAGCAATTGCAGTTTACTGCAGAAAGTAA